One part of the Eulemur rufifrons isolate Redbay chromosome 16, OSU_ERuf_1, whole genome shotgun sequence genome encodes these proteins:
- the CBX7 gene encoding chromobox protein homolog 7 isoform X1, with translation MELSAIGEQVFAVESIRKKRVRKGKVEYLVKWKGWPPKYSTWEPEEHILDPRLVMAYEEKEERDRASGYRKRGPKPKRLLLQRLYSMDLRSSHKAKGKEKLCFSLTRPLGSGSPEGVVKAGTPELVDKGPLVSTLPFPLRKPRKAHKYLRLSRKKFPPRGPNLESLSHRRELFLQESPAPDVLQAASEWEPTEQPPEEEAETDLAEGPPPWTPALPPSEVTVTDITANSVTVTFREAQAAEGFFRDRSGKF, from the exons ATGGAGCTGTCAGCCATCGGCGAGCAGGTGTTCGCTGTGGAGAGCATCCGGAAGAAGCGCGTGCGGAAG GGTAAAGTCGAATATCTGGTGAAGTGGAAAGGATGGCCCCCAAA GTACAGCACGTGGGAGCCGGAAGAGCACATCCTGGACCCCCGCCTCGTCATGGCCTATGAGGAGAA ggaggagagagaccgAGCGTCGGGGTATAGGAAGAGAGGCCCGAAACCCAAGCGGCTTCTGCTGCAG CGGCTGTACAGCATGGACCTGCGGAGCTCCCACAAGGCCAAGGGCAAGGAGAAGCTCTGCTTCTCCCTGACGCGCCCACTCGGCAGCGGGAGCCCCGAGGGGGTGGTCAAGGCGGGGACACCTGAGCTGGTGGACAAGGGCCCCTTGGTGTCCACCCTGCCCTTCCCGCTCCGCAAGCCGCGCAAGGCCCACAAGTATCTGCGGCTCTCACGCAAGAAGTTCCCGCCCCGCGGGCCCAACCTGGAGAGTCTCAGCCATCGACGGGAGCTCTTCCTGCAGGAGTCACCGGCCCCAGACGTCTTGCAGGCGGCCAGCGAGTGGGAGCCCACTGAGCAGCCCCCCGAAGAGGAGG CGGAGACAGACCTGGCCGAAGGGCCCCCTCCCTGGACACCTGCGCTCCCCCCAAGTGAGGTGACCGTGACCGACATCACCGCCAACTCTGTCACCGTCACCTTCCGAGAGGCCCAGGCGGCCGAGGGCTTCTTCCGAGACCGCAGCGGGAAGTTCTGA
- the CBX7 gene encoding chromobox protein homolog 7 isoform X2 gives MELSAIGEQVFAVESIRKKRVRKGKVEYLVKWKGWPPKYSTWEPEEHILDPRLVMAYEEKEERDRASGYRKRGPKPKRLLLQESPAPDVLQAASEWEPTEQPPEEEAETDLAEGPPPWTPALPPSEVTVTDITANSVTVTFREAQAAEGFFRDRSGKF, from the exons ATGGAGCTGTCAGCCATCGGCGAGCAGGTGTTCGCTGTGGAGAGCATCCGGAAGAAGCGCGTGCGGAAG GGTAAAGTCGAATATCTGGTGAAGTGGAAAGGATGGCCCCCAAA GTACAGCACGTGGGAGCCGGAAGAGCACATCCTGGACCCCCGCCTCGTCATGGCCTATGAGGAGAA ggaggagagagaccgAGCGTCGGGGTATAGGAAGAGAGGCCCGAAACCCAAGCGGCTTCTGCTGCAG GAGTCACCGGCCCCAGACGTCTTGCAGGCGGCCAGCGAGTGGGAGCCCACTGAGCAGCCCCCCGAAGAGGAGG CGGAGACAGACCTGGCCGAAGGGCCCCCTCCCTGGACACCTGCGCTCCCCCCAAGTGAGGTGACCGTGACCGACATCACCGCCAACTCTGTCACCGTCACCTTCCGAGAGGCCCAGGCGGCCGAGGGCTTCTTCCGAGACCGCAGCGGGAAGTTCTGA